A stretch of Ectothiorhodospiraceae bacterium BW-2 DNA encodes these proteins:
- a CDS encoding amino acid ABC transporter substrate-binding protein: protein MIATAIAALTTFASTTYAGTLEDVQKKGYLSCGVSTGLAGFSQKDEKGGWSGLDVDVCRSVAAAVLGDADKVQYKPLTAKERFTALQSGEIDLLSRNTTWTHTRDTSLGLNFAGTIYYDGTGFMVQKSLGVKSATELDGAAACIQAGTSTELAIADYFRENSMKYTVVTFDTSDQTRSGFESGRCDFLVSDQSQLYALRIGLKNPAEAIVLPEVISKEPLGPVVRQGDDAWFNIVKWSVNAMIEGEYQGVTSKNAAALRNNGKPGQKRLLGSEGDLGSKLGLKEDWAYNIITQVGNYAESFDRNVGASSPLKISRGLNAQWNQGGILYSPAMR from the coding sequence ATGATTGCCACTGCCATAGCGGCACTAACTACTTTTGCGTCAACCACTTATGCCGGCACGCTGGAAGATGTCCAGAAAAAGGGCTACCTCTCCTGTGGTGTTAGCACAGGGCTAGCTGGATTTTCTCAAAAAGATGAGAAGGGGGGCTGGAGCGGACTTGATGTCGATGTCTGTCGTAGTGTCGCCGCTGCGGTACTAGGTGATGCCGATAAGGTACAATATAAGCCACTCACCGCCAAAGAGCGCTTTACTGCGCTACAGTCGGGGGAGATCGATCTGCTCTCGCGCAATACCACTTGGACTCATACCCGTGATACCTCACTCGGACTTAACTTCGCCGGCACTATCTACTATGACGGCACCGGGTTTATGGTCCAAAAGAGCCTAGGGGTTAAGAGCGCCACTGAGCTCGATGGCGCGGCGGCCTGTATTCAGGCCGGTACCTCAACTGAGTTAGCGATTGCCGACTATTTTCGCGAAAACAGCATGAAGTACACCGTGGTCACCTTCGATACCTCCGATCAGACCCGCAGCGGTTTTGAGTCGGGACGGTGCGACTTTCTGGTCTCCGATCAGTCCCAACTCTATGCGCTGCGTATCGGTCTAAAAAATCCTGCCGAGGCGATCGTACTGCCCGAGGTGATCTCTAAAGAGCCATTAGGTCCAGTCGTGCGTCAGGGGGATGATGCTTGGTTTAATATCGTCAAGTGGAGTGTTAACGCCATGATTGAGGGCGAGTATCAGGGGGTCACCTCCAAAAATGCAGCTGCACTGCGCAACAACGGTAAACCCGGCCAGAAGCGTCTGCTCGGTAGCGAGGGCGATTTAGGTAGTAAATTGGGGCTAAAAGAGGATTGGGCTTACAACATTATTACCCAAGTCGGTAACTACGCCGAGTCGTTTGATCGCAATGTCGGTGCTAGCTCACCGCTAAAAATCTCTCGTGGTCTAAACGCGCAGTGGAATCAAGGCGGTATCCTCTACTCGCCTGCAATGCGTTAA